Genomic DNA from Heteronotia binoei isolate CCM8104 ecotype False Entrance Well chromosome 8, APGP_CSIRO_Hbin_v1, whole genome shotgun sequence:
TCTGAGGAGTCATTCTTCGTGCAGGATGCCTTGTTCTAGCAGAATAAACATGTTCCACTGCTAGAAGCCTCTTTGCTCAGGAATAAGATTCCTTACAGCATTTTCAGGGGAAGCTGGTTGGTCAGCAGTAGAATGAAATAATCTGGAGAATGAGCCCTAGCTCCCAAAAGCTCGTGCTGGAATAGATTCTAGATCCAGGagggcaactgtgttggtctggagctgtagtgtgagtccagtggctcctttcagaccaacaaaggttaattctgggtacaaagatacttctgaagaagtgtgcatgcacacaaaagcctatacctagaattaaactttgttggtgttaaaggtgcctctggactgaAGCTTTGTAAAATAGATGCTATTAGTTTTTAACGTGCCATAGGACTTCTGCTTTATTTTTACCAAAATTAAGCCATAAGGAGACTTGACCTGAGAACACATCAAGTTGTTGGAAATTGGTCAGGGTTAGAATTGATAATCACTGTCATTGGCTAATTAATCCTTCAAGTGATATGTTTATAACACTCAACCCCCTAAACCTGAGGATTCTGGTAGGTATCCCAGTGATGCTGTAGCAAATTCTGGGAAATTTGGGGGGCAGTGTCTGGGGAGGGCAAAGTCTGGAggaagtgtgatgtcacttctcggTGATGCTCTAAGCTGGCTCCTTAGTGTCTCTGGCCTTTGTGATAGCTGCTACAGGAAATTAGAGTAGCACTATGTAGAGGTCATTTTTATCCTACTCTTCAGTTCCTCAGAGGTAGGAAATTGGGGCTGAGGGTTGGTGAATTCCAGCCCCAGGGAAGTAAATAGCAGGCCTAGATTCAGTGGTAACTTTATCCAATAGAAACCCGTAGGAACCTAAATCATTGGGAAAATAACATGATTTATAGTGTACATCTTTTGCCCTTGTTCTTCTTTTTACAAACTACTCAGCAAGTTAATATTTGCACCCAGTTCctgatggcttggcatcagggtgtgtggcctaatttgcaaatgagttcctgctgggttttcagCTACAAAAATAGTCCCTTTTGAACTCCTACAACCACAGCTAGTGCAAGTCAGAATTGTGAGGCTTGAGAAAAACCTAGAATCCAATCCCCTGTGTTCCGAGAGCAAATTCTGGATTTGGTGGCAACATTACCCCTTCCCCTTATTTCATGACTTGGGAGGGGGACAGAGTCCACTCCTGGTCATCACAAagccactgtttcttcttccgTTCCCATTGTTGATGGCACACAATTTGTTGATGACATTGCAGTACTAAATCTGAGGAGGTGACGTAGTAGGGTCCCAcatgagcctgcctaggcggggagggcgggatacaaataaaatttaataataataatgagcacAGCCAACCAGAGGACAAAAGGCCATGGGCAGTGAGGCAAAGTGTGAAAAAAAATGGCGGTGACAGGAAGAGGCAGCCAGAAGAACAAAAGAATTCCAAATGGCATTGAAACGCAGTGGCTATTCAGTAGGTTTACATggagtggggggggtgggggttggcagTTAGTTTGGCGGCATGCAAATATCAATGAGAGTATTTGCTAAAGCTTTAGGTTCTTATGATATTGCTTAAGCACACTATCTTGAAATTGTATGCAAGGTGGGGGGAgtagtatatatataaaatagcaTGACTGTACTATTTTCCCACAGTATATTAAATTGTCCAAGATAGGGCAGATAGAATGCTCTATGCTTTTTTGTGGCATTTGGCAGACTTTTCTTAATAATCTCAATTTGTTGATGACGTGTTTGATCCCCTTCTATATTGATATGCCTATGCATAGGTCGGTTTGCTGTGCATTATGGGTACTGTTTGGGAATTTTGCCTGTGCATTGACGTCTGATCTgaccttcttttttcttattaATCCTCAGAATGCAGAAACAGCAAGAACGATGTCAGATATTTACAGTTGTCCTCTTCACATTTATTGTTCTGCTAGCAGCTGTGAGCACTACTGAggctggcaaaaaagaaaaaccaggTAAGGGGCTTTTgatatatatacacagacacagagagtgtgtttgtgtgtctctcCATATTATTGTTAAgatctgatctggatagcccagactaggcTGATCTAATCATATcctggaagctatgcagggtcggCACTAGttagtattggatgggagaccactaggaaataccagggttgtgatatggaggcaggcattggaaaccacctctgaacgtctcttgctttgaaaactcaatGGGGTGCTGTAAGTCCACTATGACTTGACAATCACTTTCCAAAACCATTAGTGCTAaaacttatttttaaataaatagttcTTGCTCAATGAACTGAGATAGTACTGTTTGGATTTaaactccccctctcccccaataTACAAGTTATCTAAAGCATCATTAGTTGAAACACTGGATCACAGAGATGAAAATATTAACAAAGGTCATCAAGTTTAAATTTGAAAGGGAAGTAGACCAGACCTCAAGTTCACTTTCCTATAAAAAATAAGcaccttttaaattttaaagggcaGATGCTCCACCAAACAACTATTTGCTGGGGCATGttttgtttccccccaccccccattgctGCTGCATTGGGGACTGGGATAGGGAAAATGACAAAAATGATTGTCTGGAAATTCCAGAATCAGAAAAAAAATGCCCATATGGAATCCTGAACCTATAACAACCTATAACaacagctagctcacagattttagcctccagctcacacatttttgtcttagctcaggaaggatgacgccagagcacactaatttatgcagtagctcataattttaatgccagtagctcacaaagtagaatttttgctcataagactctgcagcttacagggaacattgcttaGAATTAATAAGTCAGGTTCCAAACACAAGTTGTTTCATCAGTGATGTGATGCATGATGACATCtctgtttggggatggggtttccTCTGCTGGCCAGTTGGGGGCTAGTGGAATGGAGTCCTGAAAACTGGGGATCCCTTGGCCAGaccagggatctggcaaccctaggcttagACATTcatagaggtggcttgctattgcctgcctctgcatcccataTTACATGGAAGTCTCCCTTCTAAGTACTTGCCATGGTcagccctgctttgcttccaagatctgatgagattgagctagtcAGTGTGATCCTGCCAACTTCCAGATAACCAtagcctaaaatggcatttctccacaatgtcatgtggaagtgatgtcatcatgccaggcacgtgTGGCAACACCCTAGCATtctggcaaaaactctatgattgcTATAaagttttggccaaaatgctagagtatcACCATGCAATGTCCCCGACATGATGActtcacttctgcatgatgtcagtGCACCAATGATGTTGACGTGGGAGGGGACTGTTGGGGGGGGCCTTCCCTCAGCAGCCAATTGGCTGGTGGGTGGATTGGAGCCTCCAAAATTAGAGGGAACCCCGCCCAGACTAGAGGGTCTAGCAACCCTACACATAAATAGGGTATAAATTGCATGTAAAATTGTGCACAACACACAATACAAATGAATTTACAAAACAACAAGAGGGAAAAAATTGGAACACTTGACCAATATAtcaacaacttttaaaaaaaacgaaGTAGGGGATATTTCTTCCTCCCTCATTAGCAGTTTAGATTCTTACTACCGGTTGGATCTACTATACGttttctgctaatggaagggGCGGTATACTTCCTGCCAGTTGCCCCTTCCTACTCCAGACCCCCAAGCTCCCTGTCTCCCAGAAACAGCATTTTGGGGTGATCTGATGGTCCCTGTGGaaggcagggaggcaggaaagttctgttctgCAGACAGAAGGCCCTTCCATTGGCAAAAAGGTGATCTGAATCCAACTCTATGTATGCATCTTTGTGTTGTATGTATCTTTGTGTTCTGAATGTATAGTCAAGATGAACTGTCATAAGCATGTCCTgacctttctttccttttgtttgttcatTGTGGTTCTTTTCAGAGAAGAAGGTGAAGAAGTCTGACTGTGGGGAATGGCAGTGGAGTGTATGTGTTCCCACTAGTGGAGACTGTGGGCTGGGGACCCGCGAGGGAACTCGCAGTGGAGTTGATTGCAAACAAACAATGAAGACCCAAAGGTGTAAGATCCCCTGCAACTGGAAGAAGCAGTTTGGAGGTAGTGCACATTGGGAATGGAATACCCATTATGTTATGGATGATTTTCATATAGGATATGAAAG
This window encodes:
- the PTN gene encoding pleiotrophin, whose product is MQKQQERCQIFTVVLFTFIVLLAAVSTTEAGKKEKPEKKVKKSDCGEWQWSVCVPTSGDCGLGTREGTRSGVDCKQTMKTQRCKIPCNWKKQFGAECKYQFQAWGECDLNTALKTRTGNLKRALHNADCQKTVTISKPCGKLTKPKPQEPKKKKKEGKKQEKTLE